In Notamacropus eugenii isolate mMacEug1 chromosome 1, mMacEug1.pri_v2, whole genome shotgun sequence, one genomic interval encodes:
- the VPS26A gene encoding vacuolar protein sorting-associated protein 26A isoform X2, with translation MLPPPWVLEARASGGPRLVEDPELGERDWRTVPGSMCPALLRAEAPAGQSFLGGFFGPICEIDVVLNDGESRKMAEMKTEDGKVEKHYLFYDGESVSGKVNLAFKQPGKRLEHQGIRIEFVGQIELFNDKSNTHEFVNLVKELALPGELAQSRSYDFEFMQVEKPYESYIGANVRLRYFLKVTIVRRLSDLVKEYDLIVHQLATYPDVNNSIKMEVGIEDCLHIEFEYNKSKYHLKDVIVGKIYFLLVRIKIQHMELQLIKKEITGIGPSTTTETETIAKYEIMDGAPVKGESIPIRLFLAGYDPTPTMRDVNKKFSVRYFLNLVLVDEEDRRYFKQQEIILWRKAPEKLRKPRTNFHQRFEPPELQASAEQPEM, from the exons ATGCTCCCCCCGCCTTGGGTCCTGGAGGCTCGGGCTTCCGGGGGCCCGCGGCTCGTAGAGGACCCCGAGCTgggagagagagactggagaACGGTCCCGGGATCCATGTGTCCGGCCCTGCTCCGAGCAGAGGCACCGGCTGGGCAG agttttcttggaggtttttttGGTCCCATCTGTGAGATTGATGTTGTCCTTAATGATGGGGAGTCACGAAAGATGGCGGAAATGAAAACTGAGGATGGCAAAGTAGAAAAACATTATCTCTTCTACGATGGTGAATCTGTTTCAGGAAAG gtaaacCTAGCCTTTAAGCAACCTGGAAAGAGGCTAGAACACCAAGGAATTAGAATTGAATTTGTAGGCCAAATTG AACTCTTCAATGACAAGAGTAACACCCATGAGTTTGTAAACCTAGTGAAGGAGCTGGCCTTGCCTGGGGAACTGGCGCAAAGCAGGAGCTATGACTTCGAATTCATGCAGGTTGAGAAGCCCTATGAATCCTACATTGGTGCCAATGTCCGATTGAG GTATTTTCTTAAAGTGACAATAGTAAGACGACTGTCAGACTTGGTAAAAGAGTATGATCTTATTGTTCACCAGCTGGCTACCTACCCTGACGTCAACAACTCCATTAAGATGGAGGTGGGCATCGAGGACTGTCTGCACATAGAGTTTGAATATAATAAATCCAA gtaTCATTTAAAGGATGTGATTGTTGgaaaaatttatttcttattaGTGAGAATAAAAATTCAGCATATGGAATTACAATTGATAAAGAAAGAGATCACAGGAATTG GACCCAGCACCACGACAGAAACAGAGACCATTGCCAAGTATGAAATCATGGATGGGGCCCCAGTCAAAG GTGAATCAATTCCTATAAGACTCTTCCTAGCGGGATATGACCCAACTCCAACGATGAGAGATGTGAACAAGAAATTTTCAGTACGATATTTTTTGAACCTAGTCCTCGTGGATGAGGAAGACAGACGGTACTTCAAGCAGCAG
- the VPS26A gene encoding vacuolar protein sorting-associated protein 26A isoform X1 → MHAPPALGPGGSGFRGPAARRGPRAGRERLENGPGIHVSGPAPSRGTGWAGGRPSWKKGWRKLSSFLGGFFGPICEIDVVLNDGESRKMAEMKTEDGKVEKHYLFYDGESVSGKVNLAFKQPGKRLEHQGIRIEFVGQIELFNDKSNTHEFVNLVKELALPGELAQSRSYDFEFMQVEKPYESYIGANVRLRYFLKVTIVRRLSDLVKEYDLIVHQLATYPDVNNSIKMEVGIEDCLHIEFEYNKSKYHLKDVIVGKIYFLLVRIKIQHMELQLIKKEITGIGPSTTTETETIAKYEIMDGAPVKGESIPIRLFLAGYDPTPTMRDVNKKFSVRYFLNLVLVDEEDRRYFKQQEIILWRKAPEKLRKPRTNFHQRFEPPELQASAEQPEM, encoded by the exons ATGCATGCTCCCCCCGCCTTGGGTCCTGGAGGCTCGGGCTTCCGGGGGCCCGCGGCTCGTAGAGGACCCCGAGCTgggagagagagactggagaACGGTCCCGGGATCCATGTGTCCGGCCCTGCTCCGAGCAGAGGCACCGGCTGGGCAGGTGGGCGCCCCAGCTGGAAGAAGGGCTGGAGGAAGCTCTCG agttttcttggaggtttttttGGTCCCATCTGTGAGATTGATGTTGTCCTTAATGATGGGGAGTCACGAAAGATGGCGGAAATGAAAACTGAGGATGGCAAAGTAGAAAAACATTATCTCTTCTACGATGGTGAATCTGTTTCAGGAAAG gtaaacCTAGCCTTTAAGCAACCTGGAAAGAGGCTAGAACACCAAGGAATTAGAATTGAATTTGTAGGCCAAATTG AACTCTTCAATGACAAGAGTAACACCCATGAGTTTGTAAACCTAGTGAAGGAGCTGGCCTTGCCTGGGGAACTGGCGCAAAGCAGGAGCTATGACTTCGAATTCATGCAGGTTGAGAAGCCCTATGAATCCTACATTGGTGCCAATGTCCGATTGAG GTATTTTCTTAAAGTGACAATAGTAAGACGACTGTCAGACTTGGTAAAAGAGTATGATCTTATTGTTCACCAGCTGGCTACCTACCCTGACGTCAACAACTCCATTAAGATGGAGGTGGGCATCGAGGACTGTCTGCACATAGAGTTTGAATATAATAAATCCAA gtaTCATTTAAAGGATGTGATTGTTGgaaaaatttatttcttattaGTGAGAATAAAAATTCAGCATATGGAATTACAATTGATAAAGAAAGAGATCACAGGAATTG GACCCAGCACCACGACAGAAACAGAGACCATTGCCAAGTATGAAATCATGGATGGGGCCCCAGTCAAAG GTGAATCAATTCCTATAAGACTCTTCCTAGCGGGATATGACCCAACTCCAACGATGAGAGATGTGAACAAGAAATTTTCAGTACGATATTTTTTGAACCTAGTCCTCGTGGATGAGGAAGACAGACGGTACTTCAAGCAGCAG